Proteins from a genomic interval of Benincasa hispida cultivar B227 chromosome 7, ASM972705v1, whole genome shotgun sequence:
- the LOC120081987 gene encoding probable pectate lyase 12 isoform X2, with product MFPVLAILFVWMSASIFGFASGSFNLTLPHQHPDPDSVADELQRTVNASVWRRKMLSIESKDQTFSCLTGNPIDDCWRCDPNWAANRQRLADCGIGFGRDAMGGKGGKIYIVTDSSDLDPANPTPGTLRHAVIQFEPLWIIFSADMTIRLKYELIINSFKTIDGRGANVHITGGGCITIQYVSNVIIHNVHVHHCKPSGNANIRSTPTHVGHRGLSDGDGISIFSSRKIWIDHCSLSYCTDGLIDAIMGSTGITISNSYFSHHDEVMLLGHDDRYVQDSGMQVTIAFNHFGEALVQRMPRCRHGYIHVVNNDFTAWEMYAIGGSAQPTINSQGNRYTAPVDPNAKEVTRRLDAAETEWAGWNWRTDGDILVNGAFFVPSGAGLSTQYGKASSVEPKSVALINQLTMNAGVLGAPR from the exons ATGTTTCCTGTTCTTGCCATTCTCTTCGTATGGATGTCTGCTTCAATCTTTGGTTTCGCTTCTGGTTCTTTCAATCTTACATTACCCCATCAGCATCCTGACCCTGATTCTGTTGCTGATGAACTTCAAAG AACAGTGAATGCATCTGTATGGAGAAGAAAAATGCTGTCCATCGAATCAAAGGATCAAACTTTCTCTTGTCTCACCGGAAACCCCATAGACGATTGCTGGCGGTGCGATCCGAATTGGGCGGCGAACCGGCAGCGACTGGCCGACTGCGGTATTGGGTTCGGGCGCGACGCCATGGGCGGCAAAGGTGGCAAGATCTACATCGTTACGGACTCGTCTGATTTGGATCCGGCGAACCCTACTCCGGGCACTCTCCGGCACGCTGTGATCCAATTCGAACCACTGTGGATCATCTTCTCTGCCGACATGACTATCAGGCTGAAATATGAACTTATCATTAACAGTTTCAAAACGATCGACGGCCGTGGCGCCAACGTCCACATCACCGGCGGCGGATGCATCACCATTCAATACGTGTCTAATGTCATCATCCACAACGTCCACGTGCACCACTGTAAACCCTCCGGCAATGCCAACATAAG ATCGACCCCAACTCACGTGGGCCATCGAGGGTTGTCAGACGGAGATGGGATATCAATATTCAGCTCAAGAAAGATATGGATTGATCATTGTTCATTGTCATACTGCACGGATGGACTAATAGACGCAATAATGGGATCGACAGGAATAACAATATCAAACAGCTACTTCTCGCACCATGACGAGGTGATGTTATTGGGGCATGATGATCGGTACGTACAAGACTCGGGGATGCAAGTCACCATTGCCTTCAACCACTTCGGTGAAGCATTGGTCCAACGCATGCCCCGTTGTAGACATGGCTACATTCATGTCGTCAACAATGATTTCACTGCTTGGGAAATGTATGCCATTGGAGGCAGTGCTCAACCCACTATTAATAGTCAGGGTAATCGTTACACCGCTCCCGTAGACCCTAATGCCAAAGAG GTGACAAGACGTTTAGACGCGGCGGAGACGGAGTGGGCAGGGTGGAATTGGCGGACAGATGGCGATATTTTGGTGAACGGCGCGTTTTTTGTACCTTCCGGTGCCGGACTTAGCACCCAGTACGGTAAGGCTTCCAGCGTGGAGCCTAAGTCCGTGGCTCTCATCAATCAACTCACTATGAACGCCGGCGTTTTGGGCGCCCCCAGGtaa
- the LOC120081987 gene encoding probable pectate lyase 18 isoform X1, translated as MFPVLAILFVWMSASIFGFASGSFNLTLPHQHPDPDSVADELQRTVNASVWRRKMLSIESKDQTFSCLTGNPIDDCWRCDPNWAANRQRLADCGIGFGRDAMGGKGGKIYIVTDSSDLDPANPTPGTLRHAVIQFEPLWIIFSADMTIRLKYELIINSFKTIDGRGANVHITGGGCITIQYVSNVIIHNVHVHHCKPSGNANIRSTPTHVGHRGLSDGDGISIFSSRKIWIDHCSLSYCTDGLIDAIMGSTGITISNSYFSHHDEVMLLGHDDRYVQDSGMQVTIAFNHFGEALVQRMPRCRHGYIHVVNNDFTAWEMYAIGGSAQPTINSQGNRYTAPVDPNAKEVTRRLDAAETEWAGWNWRTDGDILVNGAFFVPSGAGLSTQYGKASSVEPKSVALINQLTMNAGVLGAPRYNTGQGIVYPGFNGENGGNGDEGYGGNTVINNSPIYENGGANGNDDYYGMIFKANGHRVLPLLPSINLCTQIIILLYIVTNYSGLFTI; from the exons ATGTTTCCTGTTCTTGCCATTCTCTTCGTATGGATGTCTGCTTCAATCTTTGGTTTCGCTTCTGGTTCTTTCAATCTTACATTACCCCATCAGCATCCTGACCCTGATTCTGTTGCTGATGAACTTCAAAG AACAGTGAATGCATCTGTATGGAGAAGAAAAATGCTGTCCATCGAATCAAAGGATCAAACTTTCTCTTGTCTCACCGGAAACCCCATAGACGATTGCTGGCGGTGCGATCCGAATTGGGCGGCGAACCGGCAGCGACTGGCCGACTGCGGTATTGGGTTCGGGCGCGACGCCATGGGCGGCAAAGGTGGCAAGATCTACATCGTTACGGACTCGTCTGATTTGGATCCGGCGAACCCTACTCCGGGCACTCTCCGGCACGCTGTGATCCAATTCGAACCACTGTGGATCATCTTCTCTGCCGACATGACTATCAGGCTGAAATATGAACTTATCATTAACAGTTTCAAAACGATCGACGGCCGTGGCGCCAACGTCCACATCACCGGCGGCGGATGCATCACCATTCAATACGTGTCTAATGTCATCATCCACAACGTCCACGTGCACCACTGTAAACCCTCCGGCAATGCCAACATAAG ATCGACCCCAACTCACGTGGGCCATCGAGGGTTGTCAGACGGAGATGGGATATCAATATTCAGCTCAAGAAAGATATGGATTGATCATTGTTCATTGTCATACTGCACGGATGGACTAATAGACGCAATAATGGGATCGACAGGAATAACAATATCAAACAGCTACTTCTCGCACCATGACGAGGTGATGTTATTGGGGCATGATGATCGGTACGTACAAGACTCGGGGATGCAAGTCACCATTGCCTTCAACCACTTCGGTGAAGCATTGGTCCAACGCATGCCCCGTTGTAGACATGGCTACATTCATGTCGTCAACAATGATTTCACTGCTTGGGAAATGTATGCCATTGGAGGCAGTGCTCAACCCACTATTAATAGTCAGGGTAATCGTTACACCGCTCCCGTAGACCCTAATGCCAAAGAG GTGACAAGACGTTTAGACGCGGCGGAGACGGAGTGGGCAGGGTGGAATTGGCGGACAGATGGCGATATTTTGGTGAACGGCGCGTTTTTTGTACCTTCCGGTGCCGGACTTAGCACCCAGTACGGTAAGGCTTCCAGCGTGGAGCCTAAGTCCGTGGCTCTCATCAATCAACTCACTATGAACGCCGGCGTTTTGGGCGCCCCCAG GTATAATACTGGTCAAGGAATTGTATATCCAGGATTTAATGGTGAGAATGGTGGAAATGGTGATGAGGGATATGGGGGTAATACTGTCATAAATAATAGTCCAATTTATGAAAATGGTGGTGCTAATGGTAATGATGACTACTACGGAATGATATTTAAAGCTAATGGTCATAGAGTATTACCATTATTGCCCTCCATAAACTTATGTACTCAAATTATAATACTTTTGTATATAGTCACAAATTATAGTGGTCTATTCACAATATAG